From Celeribacter baekdonensis, the proteins below share one genomic window:
- a CDS encoding Abi family protein, producing the protein MVTNIISQERLTKYLIAAGHDPDHALALYGWNIQLSEAFFPVLSAAEVSLRNIIVARLIALYGPQWWDDPAFLLQIKSGGKRIVKTARDKLVTTGAVTSGRMTAELNFGFWVKMLLPRHEPVFWANLHGDFPHLPGPVSYAQLYKRCDDVREFRNRVFHHEPIHHRNITAEYSQIMELIKWLSPDKAIWIKQYSRVMTVVRQKP; encoded by the coding sequence TTGGTAACAAATATAATTTCTCAAGAACGCCTCACGAAGTACCTCATTGCTGCTGGTCACGATCCAGATCACGCTCTCGCCCTCTATGGCTGGAACATTCAGCTCAGTGAGGCTTTCTTCCCTGTACTGAGCGCAGCCGAGGTCAGTCTAAGGAACATAATCGTCGCTCGCCTCATCGCGCTCTATGGTCCGCAATGGTGGGATGACCCTGCCTTTCTCTTGCAGATCAAGAGCGGCGGCAAGCGCATAGTAAAAACAGCACGCGACAAGCTCGTCACAACGGGCGCGGTTACCTCAGGGCGAATGACCGCAGAGCTCAATTTTGGATTCTGGGTGAAAATGCTGCTGCCAAGGCACGAACCCGTCTTCTGGGCAAATCTGCATGGAGACTTCCCTCACCTGCCGGGGCCTGTTTCCTATGCACAACTATACAAGCGCTGTGACGATGTCCGTGAATTTCGCAACCGCGTCTTTCATCATGAACCAATTCATCATCGAAATATCACCGCTGAGTATAGTCAGATCATGGAACTGATTAAATGGTTGAGCCCAGATAAGGCCATCTGGATCAAACAATATTCCCGGGTCATGACGGTCGTGCGGCAGAAGCCGTGA
- a CDS encoding antitoxin of toxin-antitoxin stability system, protein MPEVICTTVYQFPELSDAAKEKARSWYRELGPHDDWWDAVYEDFERVCEILGIRLKTTPIRLMGGGTRAKPCIWFSGFWSQGDGACFEGYWSHAKGAAARIRDYVPTDTTLHGIADRLQAIQRRNFYQLAAEASHRGRYYHECTMSIDVTRDSATWQPPTEDAEEVVTEALRDLARWLYRRLEAEYDHLTSDEAIEEGIIVNEYTFTEGGRRFG, encoded by the coding sequence ATGCCTGAGGTGATCTGCACCACCGTCTACCAGTTCCCCGAACTCTCGGATGCCGCCAAGGAGAAGGCGCGCAGCTGGTATCGCGAGCTTGGCCCCCATGACGATTGGTGGGACGCGGTCTATGAGGATTTTGAGCGGGTCTGCGAGATCCTCGGCATCCGCCTGAAAACCACACCCATCCGCCTGATGGGTGGCGGGACGCGGGCCAAGCCTTGCATCTGGTTCTCCGGCTTCTGGAGCCAGGGCGACGGGGCCTGCTTCGAGGGCTACTGGTCCCACGCCAAGGGCGCGGCCGCGCGCATCCGGGACTACGTACCCACGGACACGACGTTGCATGGCATCGCCGACCGGCTGCAGGCCATCCAGCGGCGGAATTTCTACCAGCTCGCCGCGGAGGCCAGCCACCGTGGCCGCTATTACCATGAATGTACCATGTCAATCGACGTCACGCGGGACAGCGCGACCTGGCAGCCGCCGACTGAGGACGCGGAAGAAGTCGTGACCGAGGCGCTGCGTGATCTGGCCCGCTGGCTCTACCGCCGGCTTGAGGCCGAATACGACCACCTCACTTCGGATGAGGCCATCGAGGAGGGGATCATCGTCAACGAGTATACGTTCACGGAAGGAGGGCGGCGGTTTGGGTGA
- a CDS encoding DUF7146 domain-containing protein translates to MYSETEDLVRDLAENAEGVCRAYLPAGRREGSYWIVGDLQNNPGRSLFVRLTGPASGRGAAGKFMDGATGEHGDLLDIIRARTGITRFPDLLAEARAHLGRPQPVVPDRQEPRKAKAPGGTPAAAARLFAASNPITGTLAETYLRSRGITQFGANGALRFHPKCWHREEGQTRSIPRPAIIAAVTDGAGAVQGVHRTWLAADGQGKAAVKPERRAMGHLLGNAVRLTPQDDILVIGEGIETMLSLSEAFPGLPVWAALSSGHLGAVLLPAGLKRLYIAIDRDPAGHRAAEKLSARASEVGVRVRVLEPRLGDFNDDLRANGKDALRQHLAGQIGPEDRHRLLG, encoded by the coding sequence ATGTATTCCGAGACCGAAGACCTCGTGCGCGATCTGGCAGAAAATGCCGAAGGCGTCTGTCGTGCCTACCTTCCCGCCGGACGGCGGGAAGGATCCTACTGGATCGTCGGCGATCTGCAGAACAACCCCGGCCGGTCGCTCTTCGTGCGGTTGACGGGCCCTGCGTCGGGACGAGGGGCAGCGGGCAAGTTTATGGATGGGGCCACAGGCGAGCATGGCGATCTCCTGGACATCATCCGCGCCCGGACGGGGATCACGCGCTTCCCCGACCTTCTCGCCGAGGCCCGAGCGCATCTTGGCCGTCCGCAGCCGGTCGTCCCGGATAGGCAAGAGCCGAGGAAGGCTAAGGCGCCCGGTGGCACTCCTGCGGCGGCGGCGCGTTTGTTCGCGGCCTCGAACCCGATCACAGGCACGCTTGCTGAGACCTACCTCCGTTCCCGAGGCATCACCCAATTCGGGGCGAACGGCGCCTTACGCTTCCACCCGAAGTGCTGGCATCGGGAAGAGGGGCAGACCCGGAGTATCCCCAGACCTGCGATAATCGCGGCGGTCACCGATGGGGCAGGGGCCGTTCAGGGCGTGCATCGCACCTGGTTGGCCGCTGACGGGCAGGGGAAGGCGGCAGTGAAGCCAGAGCGTCGGGCTATGGGTCACCTCCTCGGCAATGCTGTCAGGCTGACCCCGCAGGATGACATCCTCGTCATCGGCGAAGGCATCGAGACCATGCTGTCCCTGTCCGAGGCGTTCCCAGGTCTGCCCGTCTGGGCGGCACTCTCTTCGGGTCACCTCGGGGCGGTCCTGCTGCCAGCGGGGCTGAAGCGCCTCTACATCGCGATCGATCGCGATCCGGCCGGGCATCGCGCGGCAGAGAAGTTGAGCGCCAGAGCCTCCGAGGTCGGGGTGCGCGTGCGGGTGCTGGAACCGCGGCTCGGGGATTTCAACGATGATCTTCGGGCGAACGGCAAGGACGCGCTGCGCCAGCATCTGGCAGGTCAGATCGGGCCAGAGGATCGGCATCGCCTATTGGGCTGA
- a CDS encoding strawberry notch family protein, producing the protein MTHLAPVAQASLPAPVVPLAANPAPAIVAVAEALQPDLAQGLQIDALHLRREMEHAFGGSDATGAWDWKLAYEAGEVAQILFLQKFGRALLARAGSPAALLPILAKVAGLLPTHTRRSEEMERFQQFSTPLPMGLTAVAAAQLTPRDLVLEPSAGTGLLAILAEIAGGTLALNELADTRADLLRLLFPGRPVTRFDAAQIDDHLGEETRPSVILMNPPFSAQANVDGRSTEATARHLRSALARLAPGGRLVAITGAGFAPDAPAWAETFGRLTETAHLVFSGAVSGAAFAKHGTSFETRISVFDKCRGGEPGGTTADLRQPTSPDVAHLMSRVTAEVPPRLELDPAATVSLGHTSLFPGSPAPTPRKPVSRSRATSAAQPAKSDIPIEVEDLNYALRDVAGDEDAARLSDAIYETFRLQAIDIPDAASHPTKLVQSAAMASVAPPKPTYRPKLPPAILRDGLLSDAQLETVIYAGEAHGAHLTGSWTVDETGDVVSAAPDDAADAVRFRRGFFLGDGTGAGKGRQSAGILLDNWCQGRRKALWISKSDKLLEDAQRDWSALGQERLLVTPLSRFAQGRDIPLTEGILFTTYATLRSEERAAKKSRVDQIVDWLGADFDGVILFDESHAMANAAGGKGERGDTMASQQGRAGLRLQHKLPNARVVYVSATGATTVHNLAYAQRLGLWGGEDFPFQTRSEFVEAIEAGGVAAMEVLARDLRALGLYTARSLSYDGVEYEMLEHALSPEQRGIYDAYAGAFAIIHNNLIAALDAANISGESGTLNRQAKSAARSAFESAKQRFFGHLLTSMKTPTLIASIDADLAAGHAAVIQIVSTGEALMERRLTDIPTDEWNDIRCDITPREYVLDYLAHSFPVQLYEPFTDSEGNLSSRPVTRDGQPVECREAVRRRDALIEKLASLPPVPGALDQIVQRFGTDLVAEVTGRSRRIVRKGEGSAARLVVENRAVSANLAETAAFMDDEKPILIFSDAGGTGRSYHADLGAKNQRLRVHYLLEPGWKADAAIQGLGRTNRTNQAQPPLFRPVATDVKAEKRFLSTIARRLDTLGAITRGQRQTGGQGLFRPEDNLESPYARDALRQLYRRIYRGDVVGCSLGAFEDATGLSLTDDNGLKDDLPPITTFLNRLLALTIDMQAVLFAAFEELLDQRIAGAIAAGVYDLGLETLRAESFRVTDARVIYAHPGSGAETQLLTIAEKRRNTPTSLADAFDWLDDPKARCLINSRSGRAAVQVPATSHMLDDGTIEPRLRLIRPLDASTVPAKVMEDTHWLEADRAAFTAAWTAELAEVPEFSGSTLHIVAGLLLPIWKQLPQDETRVYRLQTDDGQRIIGRRVSPAWVATTLATDAPKLSAAQIHALVLEGKTVVCLSEGMELYRSRVMGANRIELSGFSEAAKDRLKADGFFSEIISWKLRLFCPTDADGIAILDRLLARCPVARLHDRGGC; encoded by the coding sequence ATGACCCATCTTGCCCCTGTTGCGCAGGCGTCCTTGCCTGCGCCCGTTGTTCCGTTGGCAGCAAATCCTGCCCCTGCGATCGTTGCTGTTGCCGAAGCGCTGCAGCCCGATCTGGCGCAAGGACTTCAGATCGACGCGCTGCACCTGCGCCGCGAGATGGAACATGCCTTTGGCGGTTCCGATGCGACCGGTGCCTGGGACTGGAAGCTCGCCTATGAGGCGGGTGAGGTGGCGCAGATCCTCTTTCTGCAAAAGTTCGGTCGGGCGCTGCTTGCGCGTGCCGGCTCGCCTGCGGCGCTCTTGCCGATCCTCGCCAAGGTGGCAGGCCTCTTACCCACGCACACCCGGCGGTCGGAAGAGATGGAGCGCTTTCAGCAATTCTCGACGCCGCTGCCTATGGGGCTCACGGCTGTGGCGGCAGCACAGCTCACGCCCCGAGATCTCGTCCTCGAGCCGTCGGCCGGGACCGGGCTTCTGGCGATCCTCGCCGAGATCGCCGGCGGCACTCTGGCTCTGAACGAGTTGGCGGACACCCGCGCCGACCTTCTTCGGCTGCTTTTCCCGGGTCGCCCCGTCACCCGGTTCGATGCCGCGCAGATCGATGATCATCTCGGCGAAGAGACCCGCCCGAGCGTCATCCTGATGAACCCGCCCTTCTCGGCCCAAGCCAATGTCGATGGTCGGTCGACCGAGGCGACGGCCCGGCATCTGCGCTCGGCCCTCGCGCGTCTGGCCCCCGGCGGACGGCTCGTCGCCATTACCGGAGCTGGTTTCGCGCCGGATGCGCCTGCCTGGGCCGAGACCTTCGGCCGTCTGACCGAGACCGCGCATCTGGTGTTCTCCGGCGCGGTGTCGGGCGCAGCTTTCGCCAAGCACGGCACCAGCTTCGAGACGCGGATTTCTGTCTTTGACAAATGCCGCGGCGGTGAGCCGGGCGGCACCACCGCAGACCTGCGCCAGCCCACGTCCCCGGACGTGGCACATCTGATGTCTCGGGTCACTGCCGAGGTCCCGCCGCGCCTGGAGCTTGATCCGGCAGCTACCGTGAGTCTGGGCCACACTTCCCTCTTCCCGGGAAGTCCTGCCCCGACCCCCCGCAAACCCGTCAGCCGATCCCGCGCGACCTCCGCAGCTCAACCGGCGAAATCAGACATACCGATCGAGGTCGAAGACCTAAACTACGCGCTTCGCGACGTCGCCGGGGACGAAGATGCCGCACGGCTGTCCGACGCGATCTACGAGACATTCCGTTTGCAGGCTATCGACATCCCAGACGCCGCATCGCACCCGACCAAGCTTGTGCAATCGGCGGCCATGGCCTCTGTCGCACCGCCGAAACCCACGTACCGCCCCAAGCTGCCCCCGGCCATCCTGCGTGACGGCCTGCTGTCAGACGCGCAGCTCGAGACCGTCATCTACGCGGGGGAGGCGCATGGCGCGCATCTCACTGGGTCTTGGACCGTCGATGAGACCGGTGACGTGGTCTCCGCTGCACCGGACGATGCCGCTGACGCCGTCCGCTTCCGCCGCGGCTTCTTCCTCGGCGATGGCACCGGAGCGGGCAAGGGCCGCCAGTCGGCTGGGATCCTGCTCGACAACTGGTGCCAAGGCCGCCGCAAGGCGCTCTGGATCTCGAAGAGCGACAAGCTTCTGGAGGATGCGCAGCGCGACTGGTCGGCGCTTGGCCAGGAGCGGCTTCTGGTGACGCCGCTGTCGCGTTTCGCACAAGGGCGCGACATCCCTCTGACCGAGGGCATCCTCTTCACCACCTATGCGACGCTGCGCTCCGAAGAGCGGGCGGCCAAGAAATCCCGCGTCGACCAGATCGTCGACTGGCTCGGGGCGGATTTCGACGGGGTGATCCTCTTCGACGAAAGCCATGCTATGGCGAATGCCGCCGGGGGCAAAGGCGAGCGGGGCGATACCATGGCATCGCAGCAGGGCAGGGCGGGTCTGCGCCTGCAGCACAAACTTCCGAATGCCCGCGTGGTCTATGTCTCGGCCACGGGCGCGACGACGGTCCACAACCTCGCCTACGCGCAGCGTCTCGGGCTCTGGGGCGGGGAGGATTTCCCCTTTCAGACCCGGTCGGAATTTGTGGAAGCCATTGAGGCTGGCGGTGTCGCGGCGATGGAGGTTCTTGCCCGCGACCTCCGGGCGCTCGGTCTCTACACGGCGCGGTCGCTGTCCTATGACGGTGTCGAATACGAGATGCTCGAACATGCGCTCAGCCCCGAGCAGCGCGGCATTTACGATGCCTATGCCGGGGCCTTCGCCATCATTCACAACAACCTGATCGCGGCGTTAGATGCGGCGAACATTTCTGGCGAGAGCGGCACGTTGAACCGTCAGGCGAAATCCGCCGCGCGGTCAGCCTTCGAGAGCGCCAAACAGCGCTTCTTCGGCCATTTGCTCACCTCGATGAAGACCCCCACGCTGATTGCATCCATCGATGCCGATCTGGCTGCGGGTCATGCGGCGGTCATCCAGATCGTCTCGACGGGCGAGGCACTGATGGAACGCCGCCTGACGGATATCCCGACTGACGAATGGAACGATATCCGTTGTGACATCACCCCCAGGGAATACGTCCTGGACTACCTTGCCCATTCCTTCCCGGTGCAGCTCTACGAGCCTTTCACCGACAGCGAAGGTAATCTTTCGTCGCGCCCCGTCACGCGAGACGGCCAACCGGTCGAATGCCGCGAGGCCGTCCGACGGCGCGATGCGCTGATCGAGAAACTGGCTTCGCTTCCGCCCGTGCCGGGCGCACTCGACCAGATCGTCCAGCGCTTCGGCACCGACCTCGTCGCCGAGGTCACGGGCCGGTCGCGCCGTATCGTGCGCAAGGGCGAAGGAAGTGCTGCGCGCCTCGTCGTGGAAAATCGGGCGGTCTCGGCCAACCTCGCGGAAACCGCCGCCTTCATGGATGACGAAAAGCCTATCCTGATCTTCTCGGATGCCGGGGGCACCGGGCGCAGCTACCACGCCGATCTCGGGGCGAAGAACCAGCGCTTGCGGGTCCACTACCTCCTGGAACCCGGCTGGAAGGCAGATGCGGCGATCCAGGGCCTCGGGCGCACCAACCGCACCAATCAGGCGCAGCCGCCGCTGTTCCGGCCGGTCGCCACCGATGTGAAGGCGGAAAAGCGGTTCCTCTCGACCATCGCGCGTCGTCTCGACACGCTTGGCGCGATCACCCGCGGCCAGCGCCAGACTGGCGGGCAAGGGTTGTTCCGACCCGAGGACAACCTCGAGTCGCCTTACGCCCGTGATGCTTTGCGCCAACTCTACCGCCGCATCTATCGTGGCGATGTCGTTGGCTGCTCGCTCGGGGCGTTTGAGGACGCGACAGGTCTCAGCCTGACCGACGACAACGGGCTAAAAGACGACTTGCCGCCGATCACGACTTTCCTCAATCGCCTGCTGGCGCTGACGATCGACATGCAGGCCGTGCTGTTCGCGGCCTTCGAGGAGCTGCTCGATCAGCGAATTGCGGGTGCTATCGCCGCCGGGGTCTACGATCTCGGGCTCGAGACACTCCGTGCCGAGAGCTTTCGAGTGACCGACGCACGTGTCATCTACGCCCATCCCGGCTCCGGCGCAGAAACCCAGCTTCTCACCATCGCGGAGAAACGCCGCAACACGCCGACCTCGCTCGCGGATGCGTTCGACTGGCTGGATGACCCGAAGGCGCGGTGTCTCATCAACAGCCGCTCGGGCCGGGCTGCCGTGCAGGTTCCCGCCACTAGTCACATGCTGGACGATGGGACCATCGAGCCGCGCCTGCGCCTGATCCGCCCGCTTGATGCCAGCACGGTCCCGGCCAAGGTCATGGAGGACACCCACTGGCTCGAGGCCGACCGCGCGGCCTTCACTGCGGCGTGGACTGCGGAACTGGCCGAGGTGCCGGAGTTTTCGGGCTCCACGCTGCACATCGTGGCAGGTCTGCTGCTGCCGATCTGGAAGCAGCTTCCCCAGGATGAAACCCGGGTCTATCGCCTGCAGACCGATGACGGGCAGCGCATCATCGGCCGCCGCGTCTCGCCTGCCTGGGTCGCGACCACGCTGGCCACCGATGCGCCCAAGCTCTCGGCCGCTCAGATCCATGCCCTCGTTCTGGAGGGCAAGACCGTGGTGTGCCTGTCCGAAGGGATGGAATTGTACCGCTCGCGCGTCATGGGCGCGAACCGGATCGAACTGTCGGGCTTCTCGGAGGCAGCCAAGGATCGGCTCAAGGCCGATGGCTTCTTCTCGGAGATTATCAGTTGGAAGCTTCGGCTGTTTTGCCCGACCGACGCCGATGGCATCGCGATACTGGATCGTCTGCTTGCACGTTGTCCTGTTGCAAGGCTACATGATCGCGGAGGTTGTTGA